One Nostoc sp. UHCC 0302 DNA window includes the following coding sequences:
- a CDS encoding bluetail domain-containing putative surface protein, translating to MASTTTYIYSLNGNLASEKIDNNSDGIVDSIITYSIVYDSYYNNREGQYTKVTTYFYDANGNQTSSRTDNNGDGTPDYIYTSIYDDNSKLISSSTDNNGDGTPDYISSNIYDENGNLTSSSTDNNGDGTIDSLTIFTYDTNGSQITTSYDNNGDGTFDDVRIYTYDVNGKQTSVNSDNNGDGTFDYVKTYTYNAKGNLTFESTDYYGDGRVVINDTYIYDIYGKLLSRTRQDNGDETQRYKATYDSNGSLTSNLVIDGEEVTLSTYTYDVNGKLTTFKSEYSNAASFQATVSTYNYDTDGNLISITNIISDGNAEVIAKSVTSYSYDADGNQTSISYDNNGDGILERVNNITFDAEGNRISNTNIYDDNGDRIIDSISTDTFDAKGNLTSVSVKSNGDGIVNYLSTLTYNANGYLTSVTRDFDGDGIVEEVYRATYNAYGRKLSEINDYNNDGTDDSIVRYTYDVFGNRTSESKDDNGDGIVDSLTTSIYGRISTSNDNNGDGTADAITTYSYDAKGQLVSEQTDNNDDGITDALTTYKYDADGKLITKNFDASNDRIIDIVTNYSYDTADKLISEQIDNNNDGVTDAVTTYIYDSSSNLLTKNFDNGNDGSIDALTNYIYDSNSKLISEQIDDNNDGVIDTFVSYNYDDTGYYLISKTISNDAPPQDLILNGGSGDDELIGDAGNDKISGGDGNDELLGLAGKDIIYGKNGSDDLVGFDGDDQLFGGNGDDQLSGFDGNDKLIGDNGNDTLIGGAGADILTGSNGHDTFVFENLTDSLLSNFDVIKDLNIGVDTIDAANVVNTANDVIQFGIIDTLTESKIKTLLDTTTFVANQAATFSVGTIDNLIQGFTQQTFLVLNDSTNGFSAATDAVIEITGYKGNLGVLSVV from the coding sequence GTGGCATCAACTACAACTTATATCTACAGTTTAAACGGCAACCTCGCCTCTGAGAAGATTGATAACAATAGTGATGGCATAGTAGATTCAATCATCACCTATAGTATTGTATACGACAGCTATTACAACAATCGTGAGGGTCAGTATACCAAAGTCACCACCTACTTTTACGATGCCAACGGCAACCAGACATCCAGCCGTACTGATAATAATGGTGATGGCACACCGGACTATATTTATACTAGTATATACGATGACAACAGCAAGCTGATATCCAGTAGCACCGATAATAATGGTGACGGCACGCCAGACTATATTTCTAGCAATATATATGATGAGAACGGCAATCTGACATCCAGTAGCACTGACAATAATGGTGACGGTACTATTGATAGTTTAACTATCTTTACATATGACACAAACGGTAGCCAGATAACTACAAGTTATGACAATAATGGGGACGGCACATTTGATGATGTCAGAATCTATACATATGATGTAAACGGTAAGCAGACATCCGTAAACAGTGACAATAATGGAGACGGTACATTTGATTATGTCAAAACCTATACATATAATGCCAAAGGCAATTTAACATTTGAAAGCACTGACTATTATGGTGACGGTAGAGTAGTTATTAATGATACTTATATTTACGATATTTACGGTAAACTTTTATCTAGAACTAGACAAGACAATGGTGATGAGACACAACGTTACAAAGCCACTTATGATAGCAACGGCAGCTTAACATCCAATTTAGTAATCGATGGTGAGGAGGTAACTTTATCTACCTATACTTATGATGTCAATGGCAAACTGACAACTTTCAAAAGCGAATATAGTAACGCAGCAAGCTTTCAGGCAACTGTCTCTACTTATAACTACGATACTGATGGCAATCTGATATCAATAACCAACATTATCAGTGACGGTAATGCCGAAGTTATAGCTAAGTCTGTCACAAGCTATAGCTACGATGCTGATGGCAACCAAACATCTATAAGCTATGACAACAATGGCGACGGCATCCTAGAGCGAGTCAATAATATTACCTTCGATGCTGAAGGTAACCGAATCTCTAACACTAATATCTATGACGATAATGGCGATCGCATAATTGACTCTATCTCCACCGATACATTCGATGCTAAAGGCAATTTGACATCCGTAAGCGTTAAATCTAACGGTGACGGTATAGTTAACTATCTTTCAACCCTTACCTACAATGCTAATGGCTACTTGACATCGGTAACCAGGGACTTTGATGGCGACGGTATAGTTGAGGAAGTTTACAGAGCTACTTACAATGCATACGGTCGCAAATTATCCGAAATCAATGACTATAATAACGATGGTACAGATGACTCTATTGTCAGATATACCTACGATGTCTTCGGTAACCGCACGTCAGAAAGTAAGGACGATAACGGTGATGGCATAGTTGATTCCCTTACAACTTCTATCTACGGACGCATCAGCACCAGCAATGACAACAATGGCGACGGCACAGCTGATGCAATCACCACTTACAGCTACGATGCCAAGGGTCAGCTGGTATCTGAGCAGACTGACAACAATGATGATGGTATCACTGATGCACTTACTACTTACAAGTATGATGCCGATGGCAAACTGATAACTAAAAACTTTGATGCTAGCAATGATCGCATCATTGACATAGTTACGAATTACAGCTACGATACTGCCGACAAGTTGATATCAGAGCAAATTGATAATAATAATGATGGCGTTACTGATGCAGTCACTACATACATTTATGATAGCAGCAGTAATTTATTAACTAAGAACTTTGATAATGGCAACGATGGCAGCATTGATGCACTCACTAACTACATTTATGATAGCAACAGTAAGCTGATATCTGAGCAGATTGATGACAATAATGATGGTGTCATTGATACTTTTGTTAGCTATAACTACGATGATACTGGATACTACCTTATTTCAAAGACTATTAGTAATGATGCACCACCACAGGATTTAATCCTCAACGGTGGCAGTGGTGATGATGAGTTGATTGGTGATGCTGGTAATGACAAAATCTCTGGTGGTGATGGCAACGATGAACTGCTGGGATTAGCAGGTAAAGACATCATATATGGTAAAAATGGCAGTGATGATCTAGTAGGATTTGATGGTGATGACCAACTTTTTGGTGGCAACGGTGACGATCAACTCTCAGGATTTGACGGGAATGACAAACTTATTGGTGACAATGGTAATGATACCCTAATTGGTGGTGCGGGTGCAGATATCCTGACTGGCAGTAATGGTCATGATACATTTGTGTTTGAGAATTTAACAGATTCCTTGCTGTCTAATTTCGATGTTATTAAAGACCTGAATATTGGTGTAGATACTATCGATGCAGCTAATGTCGTGAATACTGCTAATGATGTTATCCAATTTGGCATTATTGACACCTTAACAGAGTCTAAAATTAAAACATTATTGGATACAACTACTTTTGTTGCCAATCAAGCAGCAACTTTTAGTGTAGGTACAATTGATAATTTAATTCAGGGTTTTACTCAGCAAACATTCTTAGTTTTGAATGATTCTACTAATGGATTCTCTGCTGCAACTGATGCTGTTATTGAGATTACGGGTTACAAGGGTAATTTAGGTGTGCTGTCGGTTGTTTAG
- a CDS encoding IS4 family transposase, protein MLPEFYETHLKRELGRTEYLLLKLLICLLQSIKTVSLEALATALPIPILFESRRKKLQRFLSLNYINVEEIWFPIIKSWLEINFPLNEVIYVVIDRTNWGCINLLMISVVWDKRSIPIYFELLDKLGSSNFDEQEAVFKKALPIFKDYKIVVLGDREFCSIKLANWLTEQKVYFCLRLKKDAFIEIEPEIWLQLRDLGLAPGLSFFYQGIKYTKSQGFVSFNLATKWKRKRFGVAPEEGWFILTNLDDLDSAIKAYKQRFDIEEMFRDFKSGGYNLEDTNVSGQRLISLILLISLAYTAATISGQKIKRMGVQKYVGRIKESGRTVRRHSSFYIGLYGSNWVDFMENSYELVAELMTLAPNKRKYYQQGERAMRLILSAF, encoded by the coding sequence ATATTACCAGAATTCTACGAGACACACCTCAAGCGAGAGCTTGGACGTACTGAATACTTATTACTAAAACTCCTTATCTGTTTATTACAATCTATTAAAACTGTTAGCCTTGAGGCGCTAGCGACTGCTTTACCAATACCAATACTATTTGAAAGTAGAAGGAAAAAACTTCAGCGATTTTTATCTTTAAATTACATCAATGTTGAAGAAATTTGGTTTCCAATTATCAAAAGCTGGCTAGAAATAAATTTTCCTTTAAATGAAGTTATTTATGTAGTTATAGATCGGACTAATTGGGGATGCATTAATCTATTAATGATTAGCGTGGTTTGGGACAAAAGGTCTATCCCAATATATTTTGAGCTATTAGACAAGTTAGGCTCAAGTAATTTTGATGAACAAGAAGCAGTATTTAAAAAAGCATTACCGATTTTCAAGGATTATAAAATTGTAGTGTTAGGAGACCGAGAATTTTGTTCAATAAAGTTGGCTAACTGGCTCACAGAGCAGAAAGTATATTTCTGCTTACGCTTAAAAAAGGACGCATTTATAGAAATAGAACCAGAAATTTGGCTGCAATTAAGAGATTTGGGTTTAGCACCTGGTCTTTCCTTCTTTTACCAAGGTATTAAATATACGAAATCTCAAGGGTTTGTTAGCTTTAATCTCGCTACTAAATGGAAACGGAAACGTTTTGGAGTTGCGCCGGAAGAGGGCTGGTTTATTCTGACTAATTTAGATGATTTAGATTCGGCTATTAAGGCTTATAAACAACGTTTTGATATTGAGGAAATGTTTAGAGATTTTAAAAGCGGTGGTTATAATTTAGAAGATACTAATGTATCAGGTCAAAGGCTAATTTCCCTAATATTATTAATCTCACTTGCATACACGGCTGCAACTATATCTGGTCAAAAAATTAAACGCATGGGTGTTCAAAAATATGTAGGCAGAATTAAAGAATCTGGGCGGACAGTTCGCCGTCATAGCAGTTTTTATATTGGATTATATGGGTCTAACTGGGTCGATTTCATGGAAAATTCTTATGAATTGGTGGCTGAGTTAATGACACTAGCTCCTAATAAGCGTAAGTATTATCAACAAGGAGAAAGGGCTATGAGGCTTATTTTATCTGCATTCTAG